The following proteins are encoded in a genomic region of Gossypium hirsutum isolate 1008001.06 chromosome D05, Gossypium_hirsutum_v2.1, whole genome shotgun sequence:
- the LOC121217860 gene encoding vacuolar iron transporter homolog 4, whose product METTNGTSINNHKFTIPAVNDVEQQQASMELEPTDDFNYSKRSQWLRAAVLGANDGLVSTAALMMGVGAVKQDIKAMILTGFAGLVAGACSMAIGEFVSVYSQLDIEVAQLKRDKLRDENTETTDEEEEEKGSKGEKESLPNPLQASAASALSFSVGAMVPLLAASFIKEYKVRLGVVVGAVSLALAVFGWLGAVLGRAPRVRSAVRVLVGGWLAMAITFGLTKLIGSSGL is encoded by the coding sequence ATGGAGACAACCAATGGGACATCCATCAATAACCACAAGTTCACCATCCCTGCTGTGAACGATGTCGAGCAACAACAAGCAAGCATGGAACTCGAACCCACCGACGATTTCAACTACTCGAAACGATCACAATGGCTACGAGCCGCGGTCCTAGGTGCCAACGATGGGCTCGTCTCCACCGCAGCCCTGATGATGGGTGTTGGTGCAGTAAAACAAGACATTAAAGCCATGATATTAACTGGTTTTGCTGGTCTAGTTGCAGGGGCTTGCAGCATGGCAATAGGTGAGTTCGTTTCGGTGTATTCACAGTTAGATATAGAGGTGGCCCAGCTTAAGAGAGACAAGCTAAGAGACGAAAATACAGAAACaacagatgaagaagaagaagaaaaaggaagtaaAGGAGAAAAAGAGTCATTGCCAAACCCTTTACAAGCATCAGCGGCTTCAGCCCTTTCGTTCTCAGTGGGGGCAATGGTCCCATTGCTAGCTGCATCGTTTATAAAGGAGTATAAGGTGAGATTAGGTGTAGTGGTCGGTGCAGTGAGCTTGGCTTTGGCGGTGTTCGGATGGTTGGGAGCTGTGTTAGGGAGAGCACCAAGGGTGAGGTCTGCAGTTAGGGTCTTGGTTGGTGGGTGGCTAGCCATGGCTATAACTTTTGGGTTAACCAAGTTGATTGGATCAAGTGGGCTCTGA